Below is a window of Populus alba chromosome 2, ASM523922v2, whole genome shotgun sequence DNA.
aattaagaaactaTTCTATCCAAATACACATTAAAGATAAGGACTTCTTCTCTTATATGAAACTTATTTGCTTGTTATCTCTCAGGTTATAATGGGCCCCTTCAAGTTTGTTTTGACCAAAACCCTTCGTATAGACAAGTAGTTATCTAAGTGGAACTTGAAGAATAAGTTTAAGGTAAGGTCTACTATGAATTCtctcttaagaaaaatatattgaaagactatttaaatgcataaaaaaaaacatcctaattaaagaaaaagtcattatctaaatagaaaaaaaaatccaaaaacaagaaaaaaaaattttgaaacattagtTTCGACGAACTCATTTgggcttgaaaataaaaatagctggTAAGCCATTTATcagtatttatataattaggTCTTTAGAACTATCTTGTAGAATTTTATTCTAATCTAATAATTGGATAAAAAACCATACTTGTTTTCATTAGACATCGCGTtggactatttaaaaaattttcaaaacctaaaaattgataacaataaaaaataatataataaaaataattattctaaaaGTAATAAAGATAGTGCCCCGCGTATAATACCACCTTTAACGTAAATGTCCCtttaaattgttcttttttGAAGGATGACACGACCCAAGAGAATTCTGGGAAGGGAGTGCAGAGAATGCCAAAGACGAGCACTAGGAAACAATCGTATTGAAGATAATCTTCTGTGTGCTGTCCGCGACCAAATTATCAGCTTACCAAGATTCAGCcgcaaattttttcaaaaatacgtCCGGAAACAAACAATGCCCAGAGGAAGCTACCAAATACACAAACCACTAGGCTATGCTTGCGTATTTCTTTTTACATAACATAtctcaagtttaaatttttaaaaaaatgtacacAGTAgagtagcccttttccatcatctaataataaccaaataaattatAGTAGTTGAAACTCCAACCTTCTTCATTAAAAGAAGCTACTAAATACACATCGCTAGAATAATATTtacttgtgtattttttttaacgtaATCTACCtcaaattctaattaaaaaaaaacgcacgaaacaaaaagaaaatgttatcTTTGGAAAATGattcaacaatttaaaaaaaaaaaaaaaaaagggaaaaaggttTTCCGAGAATTTCTTTATGAAAGAGGGGGTGGGGGCTAGAATTTGCAACGAGAGGCGTGCAAGATGCAATTTCAAACTTGCAAGTAATTGCCGTTTCTTGGAAAGCTAGGCATCTTATATTGGAGCAATCCCAAAAAGAACGAAGgtgagaaaaggaaaaggagaaataaaaacaaaaggcagcTCATCTTTGCGCCTTTTATCCATCCTTTCATGACTTTTTGGAGCATAAACGCAGGCTAGTTTTATTTCCTGAAGCTCACAATTCAGAATCAGCATTTGTTTCCCATCTTCCAATTATATTTGCTTAATTTAGTGGTTTTTGACGGAGTACTTGCTTACTTTTTAGAACAATAGGCCCCGCAATGATTCCCGGTGTTACAGATTTGCGATTCCTCTCTGGCATTAAGTAACCGGAAGACTATAGCACAGCGTTTGGGTATTCCTTGAAGCGGTGTTTGTAATAGCATCTCCtatgaaaaaactaaatgaaaagccaaaaataaaaaattaatattttagcttttttttttcttgttttgcacaCTTCAAGAGGAAagccaaacaaaatattaaaatatattttttcttccacaaatgTTATTTCTACATATCTCTCCAAAAAGCCAAAACCAATAAAGTGGAGTCgcttagagcatctccaatgcaaaatgctattttgaaaagctaaattgataaaataacattttgaatagtataaatatagctttttttccCATATCTATTCCAATGGAAAAAAGCCATTTGAAGAGTCATTTATATTGGAGTGGAAgaaacaagtgttttattattttttaataagtttgatgttatttttttttccacatgggctatatttaattggtttatttttgtaGTGGTCCCACCTTATTGGTTTTGGCTCTTTGGAGAGATATGTAGAAATAGCACTTGTGAGAGAGAAAAGccattttagcattttgtttGGCTTTCCCCTTGAAGTGTGCaaaacaagcaaagaaaagctaaaatattagttttttatttttagctcttCATTTAGCTTCTCCATTGGAGATgctaaaataaaccaattaaatatagccatgtgaaaaaaaaaataacatcaaacttattaaaaaataataaaacacttgtttcTTCCACTACAACATAAATGGCTCTTCAAATGGCTTTTTTCCATTGGAAtagatatgataaaaaaaaagctatatttatactatttaaaatgctattttatcaatttagcttttcaaaatagcattttgcattggagatgctctaatgaggtaaaatattttatatttaaaaatatattaaaataaaatgatttaaaaatatcataaaattaaattctttttttaaagtagtTACCCAACCACGGCACCAAACACCTTCTTATTGACAAAGAGAAAATGATTGCTAAAATACATAAGAAGCCAGTGACATCAATAAATGCTAGATATTTGGCCTTCATTTTGTCGtgggttagattttttttacaaagaaattGTATGCACTGGTTTTTtcgacatgtttttttaattcaaaaagctataaatgaaaataaaaaaaatatgcatacaTGGAATCAAATAAATCGAGCACTATGTAtgtttataaatgaaaaaaaaatgtaacgataaataataactaaaaataaaaataaaaaaatcaagaaatagatATAATCAAAACATTTAATCTCGCAAGATGAGATATTTATCTACTTgtgttttctatatttatttattaaaatattttttttattcaatcaaatgataatataaatagacaTGCACTAATTGATTGAACAAACTATAAATGATaactaaatcattgaaaaacaaaattaaatgatcaaaatgaattttttataaatacacaCAATGATTTGTGAGTGCGTGAACAACACCTGatttcctctaaaaaaaaaaaaaaaccccaagcaTTTTAAGTtataatataaatgatatttacTGTACAAATTCATAAATGTACATTTGacaatagtttaaaaaaaagaagaaaaaaatactccTAAAAAAACCTGTTCCTATCTATGCATTTCATAGtatagggtttttgttttttttgtctctgATTTTAACTACCTATAAAAGAGCAATGCTtgggattttttcttcttcttcaaaaggCATCGACTGAAACCATCGAGAAATCCATCCGTATACAGCAAATACATGTCACTCTCACACGGAACAGAGGAAACCAGCAGTAAAAAATGGTTAGTGATGCTCTCGCATTGCTGCTAAATCCTGGTGTTTGGAGATCTTCCAGTACCATTATccaacacaatttcaaataaatcagCCTCAGATTCGTCATCGAAGTCAACTCCTTGATTATTAGCTTCATTGACGTGACCGCCCTTAGTGGTGGTGCTTCTATTGAGCCACTGAGAGTCAATTCTTCCCATTGAGAAGAGCTCTTTGCTATCCTCATAGCCCAGAGCAGGGGATTTTGCAAGAGCGCCAATGAAGCACGGATTTGGTGTTCTTTGAGCATTTGCTTGTTCATAACTAAAGGCACTCTGTCCAAAATTGACAAGAACCAATATGTCATTGTTTGCTGCAATTGCTGGGTAAAGGGGTGTCCCGAATTCCTCTGACCTGCAATGAACAACATGTAGCAGCTCTCCATCTACTGTGAAAAACACTTGTTTTTGCCTAGGATCAAATCCACAGCCAATTACTTTGTCTGTTCTTGCCCATTCTGCTTTCTCGGATTCAAACACAAGTTCCATGCCTGAAAGAGAGGACACCATGTgaattactactactattgaaCAGATAACTTCTGGTACCAGGAACAATTGCATTTAACTGCTATAAATTTAGggtttatataatataactcTTTTTTATTGAACCCACCTAAATTATTTGGTCAGCAGCTTCACACCTACTACATATACAGTGAAGAATGCCCTGAAAAAGGGTATAAGCTTAAAGAGACAACTACTTGTCAATTCACCACTCAAGGTTTATGTCATATAGTGGACGTTGTCTCATTAACCTTTCCCTGGTTTTAGTGATATTTTAGGTGGAAGATTTATTAATTAGCAAGTTGTTAACTTTTCTCAGTTCTAGGCTTCTAGCTAATGCGTTGCCACATTTCACAAACTCACGATTAgccttttgaatttattaaacctGGACCCTAATTGAAAAACTTGATTCTTAActcgaaaaaataaaatattttcctaaagggtaattttttttttaaaaaaaggagaatTAATTTACCATCAAGATAGAGAGAACCATTAGAGTTAAATCCAATTGATCCTGGATAGCTTCCAGGAAGTTTCAAAGGAAGAGAGCCTCCAATAGTGAGCCCAACAGATAGCAATACTGCTGAACCTTGACAATCATCTTTACCAGCAAgcttcaattcttcaattttgcTGATTCTGTGGCTGCTATTTACATGTACTAAAGATTCCGAATTTGCTTTTCCATTAGATTTTTCTTGGATGAGTTTAGCCCTCTCACCTTCCTTAGCCTTGCCAACAGATTCTTGATCATTGCTATGACAATACAAAACCGTGATCTCAAAATAAGCCTCTTGAGGAAAAGACGAGTTCCCTAATGGAGGCCCTGGTAAAGGCAAAGTAGTTCTAATTACCGAAGCAGCAGACAGAGAAGGATAGCTTACATTAACCTTCTCTAACCCAGAATTCAGCCTTATCTTTTGCATGAAATCAGCTGATCCTTGACAAATTTCCCAGCTTATCTCTGTATCTGTTTCTCTTCCATAATCACCAGCCGCACATAAGCCTAACAGGGATGATCGCGTGGAAGGAGATGACATGTAGCTTGTAAAACCAAATCTAGACCATCCATTTTCGACTGCCTCGGTAATAAGCACCGGATGATCAGCCCAATTGAACAAGGGTCTTGTAAGAACCCCGCGacgaaaaacataataatttcctcttcttttgGTTTCTAATTGATCAGGTTCATGATGTAGACTCCCTTGGTGAAGCTTTGCAATCCCATCCTGCAAGCTTGCACCTCTATTGGTTGTTAACGTATCAACAATACCTCTACGGTCTTTGAAACAATAACATCGCCAGACTACCAACGCAAAAAGCATTGAAGCAACTACAACAGCACCCCCTGGCAACCAAACATTCAACAACACGAgcatttcttccttttccttctgatttactttttttaaaaagtttaattgtgGGTTCTCGAATAATCTTACttatagagaagaagaagaagaagactgtTGGAAAGGAAAATTCGTTTTAGAGGCGTGGACTTGTGACTGGTTCGAGAGAGGCAAGAGGGCGGTGAAAGCAATTAACAGTGCCAAAACTGTGAATTAAAAAGTTGGGATTTTTAGAGAgacgtttttatttttattttctctctttatagtccaatttaaaattaactaggaTTAACCGACAGTCTTCCTTCATTAAAAAACGCTCATGttgtttcattttagttttcaacaacaaaagaaagaggTTAAGTGATTGTTAAGGAgattaaagtaatatattttaaactttattttttatattggtatatcaaagtgatttaaaaatataaaaaaaataatttaaaattaaaaaacactgtTGTAAGAGATGGTTGCTTGTAAGCACTTCTATAAAGCCAAACGTCCAAGGTCAAAATACCAATTCTATTTTCTTGTATGGTATGCGTGTGGACTTTTTAGGAGGGAAAAATGCGGCATTTGCGATACTATTAAGATGGACACCGtcaaaaagttataaaaaaaaggagagcaAAACATAAACAGACCAGGAACAAGGATTGCTAGCAGTTATTTGTCGACTGACAGTTAATCCCAATTCCCATGTTTGTTAACTTGCTACTGTTGGCTTCATCATTCCAGCTACTTTAGAGATCAATTCAAAAGTGATTTGTTGTgggttgaataatttttaaaaaatataaaaatatattaaaagtgtaaacaattttttaactaatctattcaacttgatttaataagttaattttaaaatctcataatctaattatttatctaacttaagttttaaattaaatcacagGAATTagctctaattaaattaattaatttcatggatTCAAATACAatcttgataattaaaaaaatatgttttaatttttgacaaatTTTCAATATGataactttttaataaaaattattgagacAATGACATATTGGATCGAACTCAATCCCTCAACGAACCGTGTCATAGattttattgagtttaataatttgtttttataaaatattgttttaaatatataggTAACAAAATTAAGTaccaacctaaaaataaaaacttatttgagACAGTAATAAccttacaaaaaacaaaaataataaaaataaattatgtagtttatttttcaaccaatccaatatcaaataataaaatccagaaaaaacaataaacaaataaaacaccAACCTAACACCATAGTTATCAAATCTGACCTAAGAGTTGACCCGATAAACCCTAGGTCAactttgaaaaactaaaaaaaaagaggttttaaattctcacattaaaaattttaaaaataaatcatgtgaaTGTAGgttatacatgttgtaaattatgaactttaaaatattatttcaaaagattttttatctcGCATCAAAAGGATATTATCTTCTCCTTtaaagttgaagtatttaaaccaaaaaggtttcttatttcatattgaaaaaacataattttttttcttgtgaacatagaatatatatactaagaGGCTTTCAATCTCacattgaaagaattaaaagtttctTCTAgtgtttatatagtgaactttgataAGAGTTagtaatcaagaaaaaaaaaacattataggcTCACACACATAAGGTCAAGTCGAGCTAGCTAGTGAAAAACCATCAATTCTCCCCTATGCGCATGAGGCAATGTTTATACTAAATGTACattgccttttgttttccttgatAATTTATTCTATTTCGCTTGCAtaccatataatatatatatatatatatatatatatatatatataaaaaacactca
It encodes the following:
- the LOC118035756 gene encoding uncharacterized protein; translated protein: MLVLLNVWLPGGAVVVASMLFALVVWRCYCFKDRRGIVDTLTTNRGASLQDGIAKLHQGSLHHEPDQLETKRRGNYYVFRRGVLTRPLFNWADHPVLITEAVENGWSRFGFTSYMSSPSTRSSLLGLCAAGDYGRETDTEISWEICQGSADFMQKIRLNSGLEKVNVSYPSLSAASVIRTTLPLPGPPLGNSSFPQEAYFEITVLYCHSNDQESVGKAKEGERAKLIQEKSNGKANSESLVHVNSSHRISKIEELKLAGKDDCQGSAVLLSVGLTIGGSLPLKLPGSYPGSIGFNSNGSLYLDGMELVFESEKAEWARTDKVIGCGFDPRQKQVFFTVDGELLHVVHCRSEEFGTPLYPAIAANNDILVLVNFGQSAFSYEQANAQRTPNPCFIGALAKSPALGYEDSKELFSMGRIDSQWLNRSTTTKGGHVNEANNQGVDFDDESEADLFEIVLDNGTGRSPNTRI